From a region of the Azospirillum formosense genome:
- a CDS encoding low specificity L-threonine aldolase, with amino-acid sequence MTDTFVHDFRSDNVAGAAPEAVNALAAAAVGSADPYGQDPLTASVTRRLSDLFEAEVAVFPVATGTAANALALSALVPPYGAVYCHQESHIHVDECGAPEMATGGAKLVPLAGEGGKLTPAGLTAALAGAGIGVVHRVQPAALSLTQATEAGTVYRPQEVTALADVAHAHGMAVHMDGARFANAMARLGCAPAEVTWKAGVDVLTLGGTKGGCLAAEAVVFFNPALAEDFGFLRKRAGHLVSKGRFLSAQLDAWLADDLWLRLARHANAMADRLSQGLAALPGVELAHPVEANEVFVRLPAALADGLEAAGYRFYRWEGDLLRLVTAFDTPQAVVNSFLKIAKDLSEKA; translated from the coding sequence ATGACCGATACCTTTGTGCACGATTTCCGCAGCGACAATGTGGCCGGCGCGGCGCCGGAGGCGGTCAACGCCCTGGCCGCGGCCGCGGTCGGGTCCGCCGATCCCTATGGGCAGGACCCGCTGACCGCCAGCGTCACCCGCCGCCTGTCCGACCTCTTCGAGGCGGAGGTGGCGGTGTTCCCGGTCGCCACCGGGACGGCGGCCAACGCGCTGGCCCTGTCGGCGCTGGTGCCGCCCTACGGCGCGGTCTATTGCCACCAGGAAAGCCACATCCACGTCGACGAGTGCGGCGCCCCGGAGATGGCCACCGGCGGGGCCAAGCTGGTGCCGCTGGCGGGGGAGGGCGGCAAGCTGACCCCCGCCGGCCTCACCGCGGCCCTGGCCGGGGCGGGCATCGGCGTCGTCCACCGGGTGCAGCCCGCCGCCCTCAGCCTAACCCAGGCGACGGAGGCCGGAACGGTCTACCGCCCGCAGGAGGTGACGGCCCTGGCCGACGTCGCCCACGCCCACGGCATGGCGGTGCACATGGACGGCGCCCGCTTCGCCAACGCGATGGCCCGGCTGGGCTGCGCCCCGGCGGAGGTGACCTGGAAGGCCGGGGTGGACGTGCTGACGCTCGGCGGCACCAAGGGCGGCTGCCTCGCCGCCGAGGCGGTGGTGTTCTTCAACCCGGCGCTGGCCGAGGATTTCGGCTTCCTCCGCAAGCGGGCCGGGCATCTGGTGTCCAAGGGCCGCTTCCTGTCGGCGCAGCTCGACGCCTGGCTGGCCGACGACCTGTGGCTGCGGCTGGCGCGCCACGCCAACGCCATGGCCGACCGGCTGTCGCAGGGCCTGGCCGCGCTGCCGGGGGTGGAACTGGCCCATCCGGTGGAGGCCAACGAGGTCTTCGTGCGCCTGCCCGCCGCGCTGGCCGACGGGCTGGAGGCGGCGGGCTACCGCTTCTACCGCTGGGAGGGGGATCTGCTGCGTCTGGTCACCGCCTTCGACACGCCGCAGGCCGTTGTGAACTCTTTTCTGAAAATCGCAAAAGATCTGTCAGAAAAGGCTTGA
- a CDS encoding RluA family pseudouridine synthase: MPERTEFDDDEDEYTGTQDGETGEGARRRWSVPEDAGGQRLDKALAGGLPGLSRSRVQALLEQGCVQDGSGRTVTDPSMKVKPGQTFDVFIPEAEPAQPEAQDIPLDVVYEDEDVLVIDKPAGMVVHPAAGNPDGTLVNALLAHCGDSLSGIGGVRRPGIVHRLDKDTSGLMVVAKNDRAHHALTEQFSGRTLSRTYQALVWGVPSPREGRIEGNIGRSGTDRKKMAVVTGGGKHAATRYRVVRSFGTALALVECTLETGRTHQIRVHMAHIGHPIVGDPLYGKGRAGRAGGKHASALPEPHRERFVGFPRQALHAVGLTFRHPATGETVRFQAPLPTDIKDLSDFLESL, encoded by the coding sequence ATGCCCGAACGCACCGAATTCGACGACGATGAGGACGAATACACCGGAACGCAGGACGGCGAAACCGGCGAAGGCGCGCGGCGGCGCTGGAGCGTTCCGGAGGACGCCGGCGGCCAGCGGCTCGACAAGGCCCTGGCGGGCGGACTTCCCGGCCTGTCGCGGTCGCGCGTGCAGGCGCTGCTGGAGCAGGGCTGCGTGCAGGACGGCAGCGGGCGGACGGTCACGGACCCGTCGATGAAGGTCAAGCCCGGACAAACTTTCGACGTTTTCATCCCCGAAGCTGAACCTGCACAGCCCGAGGCCCAGGACATTCCCCTGGACGTGGTCTATGAGGATGAGGACGTGTTGGTGATCGACAAGCCCGCGGGCATGGTGGTCCACCCCGCCGCCGGCAATCCGGACGGCACGCTGGTCAACGCCCTGCTTGCCCATTGCGGCGACAGCCTGTCGGGCATCGGCGGCGTGCGGCGCCCGGGGATCGTCCACCGGCTCGACAAGGACACCAGCGGCCTGATGGTCGTCGCCAAGAACGACCGCGCGCACCACGCGCTGACGGAGCAGTTCTCCGGCCGCACGCTCAGCCGCACCTACCAGGCCCTTGTCTGGGGGGTTCCCTCCCCGCGCGAGGGGCGGATCGAGGGCAACATCGGGCGCAGCGGCACCGACCGCAAGAAGATGGCGGTGGTCACCGGCGGCGGGAAACACGCGGCCACCCGCTACCGCGTCGTCCGCTCCTTCGGCACCGCGCTGGCGCTGGTCGAATGCACGCTGGAGACCGGGCGCACCCACCAGATCCGCGTGCACATGGCGCACATCGGCCACCCCATCGTGGGCGATCCGCTCTACGGCAAGGGGCGTGCCGGACGGGCCGGCGGCAAGCACGCCTCTGCCCTGCCGGAACCCCATCGCGAGCGGTTTGTTGGCTTTCCACGGCAGGCGTTGCACGCCGTTGGATTGACCTTCCGCCATCCCGCAACAGGGGAGACGGTCCGCTTCCAGGCGCCGCTACCCACGGATATTAAAGATTTGTCAGATTTCTTAGAATCCCTGTAA
- the rpoH gene encoding RNA polymerase sigma factor RpoH — protein sequence MATISSVPVISSESNLSRYLQEIRKFPMLAAEEEYMLAKRWQEIEDSDAAHKLVTSHLRLVAKIAMGYRGYGLPLSELISEGNVGMMQAVKRFDPDRGFRLATYAMWWIRAAIQEYILHSWSLVKMGTTAAQKKLFFNLRRLKGQMQAIEEGDMSPEQVRHIATTLDVPEQDVVNMNRRLGAPDHSLNAPLRADSEGEWQDWLVDETANQEISLAESEELGKRRKLLTAAMENLNERERDILVERRLRDNPTTLEDLSQKYGISRERVRQIEVRAFEKLQKAIRNAAVEQKLAG from the coding sequence ATGGCGACGATATCCAGCGTTCCGGTCATCAGTTCCGAAAGCAACCTCTCGCGCTACCTCCAGGAAATCCGCAAGTTCCCCATGCTCGCGGCGGAGGAGGAGTACATGCTGGCCAAGCGCTGGCAGGAGATCGAGGATTCGGACGCCGCGCACAAGCTGGTGACCAGCCATCTGCGGCTCGTGGCGAAGATCGCCATGGGCTACCGCGGCTACGGCCTTCCGCTGTCGGAGCTGATCTCCGAGGGCAACGTGGGCATGATGCAGGCGGTGAAGCGGTTCGACCCCGACCGCGGCTTCCGGCTGGCGACCTACGCCATGTGGTGGATTCGCGCCGCCATCCAGGAGTACATCCTGCACAGCTGGTCGCTGGTGAAGATGGGCACCACGGCGGCCCAGAAGAAGCTGTTCTTCAACCTGCGCCGCCTGAAGGGCCAGATGCAGGCCATCGAGGAGGGCGACATGTCACCCGAGCAGGTGCGCCACATCGCCACGACGCTCGACGTGCCGGAGCAGGACGTCGTCAACATGAACCGCCGCCTCGGCGCCCCCGACCATTCGCTGAACGCGCCGCTGCGCGCCGACAGCGAGGGCGAGTGGCAGGACTGGCTGGTCGACGAGACGGCGAACCAGGAAATCTCCCTGGCCGAGAGCGAGGAGCTGGGCAAGCGGCGCAAGCTGCTGACCGCCGCCATGGAGAACCTGAACGAGCGCGAGCGCGACATCCTGGTGGAGCGCCGCCTGCGCGACAACCCGACCACGCTGGAGGACCTCTCGCAGAAGTACGGCATCAGCCGCGAGCGCGTCCGCCAGATCGAGGTCCGCGCCTTCGAGAAGCTCCAGAAGGCCATCCGCAACGCCGCGGTGGAGCAGAAGCTGGCCGGGTAA
- a CDS encoding serine/threonine protein kinase, producing the protein MPSDAMTAAAADRMMANAEPVKLAERYEILPSAPLAALNTIGGNAYTAKPLRDKRSEAFALIGHGATLARTDIAATIASLDNQAHMRLLDWGMVDWPASQGRRLCMIFERPAGKRLMNSLTEPTDPIPEDHLTRQIIHPLVAALKELSSRGVVHGAIRPTNLYYRDLASSSLMLGECLSTPPGYGQPVLLETVERGMASPAGRGTGTMADDLYSLGVTLLLLLLGRNPVGALEDEAILQAKIERGSYPALVGQMRLPLAISEVIRGLLVDDPKQRWTLQDLDLWVAGRRLSPKQPQVPRRAARPLEFQGQDYWHCRTLARAFARHVAPAATVIEGGELDKWLRRSMGDDARAEAVANAVQTASTTGKGGSMAERLVARVCMALDPAAPIRYRGKAMMPDGIGTMLADAFLRGESPQPSAEVLANQLPMFWVSVQSDFKPEFVPMVQNFDQVRGLLDRTGHGLGVERVLYEMNPTMPCISPLVAKQMPTTPAELLRALDWMGAGSERHKDPIDRHIAAFLAVRHRRTDEMLYTQLGSSIEPMRRVIAMLTILADVQARTGTDSLSHLAAWVVSLLDPAFRRFHSRPHQDNVRKQADSAAHNGRLGDLLKIVDDPEALRRDKLEFEAAQIAYREADAEINKLRQSIGDRNSIIESSGRQVAAIVSSLLSTILVGGIILFFAF; encoded by the coding sequence ATGCCATCCGATGCCATGACCGCAGCCGCCGCGGATCGGATGATGGCGAACGCCGAGCCGGTCAAGCTGGCCGAGCGGTACGAAATCCTTCCCAGCGCGCCGCTCGCCGCCCTCAACACCATCGGCGGCAACGCCTACACGGCCAAGCCGCTGCGTGACAAGCGGTCCGAAGCCTTCGCCCTGATCGGCCACGGCGCCACGCTGGCGCGCACCGACATCGCCGCCACCATCGCCAGCCTCGACAACCAGGCCCATATGCGCCTGCTCGACTGGGGCATGGTGGACTGGCCGGCGAGCCAGGGCCGCCGCCTCTGCATGATCTTCGAGCGTCCGGCGGGCAAGCGGCTGATGAACAGCCTGACCGAGCCCACGGACCCGATCCCCGAGGATCATCTGACCCGCCAGATCATCCACCCCCTGGTCGCGGCTCTGAAGGAGCTGTCGAGCCGCGGCGTGGTCCATGGCGCGATCCGCCCCACCAACCTCTATTACCGCGATCTGGCGTCCAGCAGCCTGATGCTGGGCGAATGCCTGTCCACCCCGCCGGGCTACGGCCAGCCGGTTCTGCTGGAAACGGTGGAGCGCGGCATGGCCTCCCCGGCCGGGCGCGGCACCGGCACCATGGCCGACGACCTCTATTCGCTGGGCGTGACGCTGCTCCTGCTGCTGCTGGGCCGCAACCCGGTGGGCGCGCTGGAGGACGAGGCGATCCTCCAGGCGAAGATCGAGCGCGGGTCCTACCCGGCGCTGGTCGGCCAGATGCGCCTGCCGCTGGCCATCAGCGAGGTGATCCGCGGCCTGCTGGTGGACGATCCCAAGCAGCGCTGGACGCTCCAGGACCTCGATTTGTGGGTCGCTGGCCGCCGCCTCAGCCCGAAGCAGCCGCAGGTGCCGCGCCGCGCCGCCCGCCCGCTGGAGTTCCAGGGCCAGGACTATTGGCATTGCCGCACGCTGGCCCGCGCCTTCGCCCGCCATGTGGCGCCCGCCGCCACGGTCATCGAGGGCGGCGAGCTGGACAAATGGCTGCGCCGCTCCATGGGCGACGACGCGCGGGCGGAGGCGGTGGCGAACGCGGTGCAGACCGCCTCGACCACCGGCAAGGGCGGCAGCATGGCCGAACGGCTGGTGGCGCGGGTCTGCATGGCGCTGGACCCGGCGGCGCCCATCCGCTACCGCGGCAAGGCCATGATGCCCGACGGCATCGGCACCATGCTGGCCGACGCCTTCCTGCGCGGCGAGTCGCCGCAGCCGTCGGCCGAGGTGCTGGCCAACCAGCTGCCCATGTTCTGGGTGAGCGTGCAGAGCGACTTCAAGCCGGAGTTCGTGCCGATGGTGCAGAACTTCGACCAGGTCCGCGGCCTGCTGGACCGCACGGGCCACGGGCTGGGGGTGGAGCGCGTCCTGTACGAGATGAACCCCACCATGCCCTGCATCAGCCCGCTGGTCGCCAAGCAGATGCCGACCACGCCGGCGGAACTGCTGCGCGCGCTCGACTGGATGGGGGCGGGGAGCGAACGGCACAAGGACCCCATCGACCGCCACATCGCCGCCTTCCTGGCGGTGCGGCACCGGCGGACCGACGAGATGCTCTACACCCAGCTCGGCTCCAGCATCGAGCCGATGCGCCGGGTGATCGCCATGCTGACCATCCTGGCCGACGTGCAGGCGCGCACCGGCACCGACTCGTTGTCGCACCTCGCCGCCTGGGTGGTGTCGCTGCTCGACCCGGCCTTCCGCCGCTTCCACAGCCGGCCGCACCAGGACAACGTGCGCAAGCAGGCCGATTCCGCGGCCCACAACGGGCGCCTCGGCGATTTGCTGAAGATCGTCGACGACCCGGAGGCGCTGCGCCGCGACAAGCTGGAGTTCGAGGCCGCCCAGATCGCCTACCGCGAGGCCGACGCCGAGATCAACAAGCTGCGGCAGAGCATCGGCGACCGGAACAGCATCATCGAAAGCTCCGGCCGGCAGGTGGCGGCCATCGTGTCGAGCCTGCTCTCGACCATCCTGGTCGGCGGCATCATCCTCTTCTTCGCCTTCTGA